The proteins below are encoded in one region of Nitrospira sp.:
- the fumC gene encoding fumarate hydratase class II, producing MGQLAVPAAAYYGVQTARAIENFPISPLRMPRSIIRAMGLIKRAAGSVNASLGLLQKKYADAIRRAATEVAEGRLDDEFPVDIFQTGSGTSTNMNANEVISNRATELLGGRRGSKLVHPNDHVNLGQSSNDVIPTAIHIAASETIKTQLIPSLTRLHRALIHKAREFDKVVKIGRTHLQDATPVRLGQEFGGYARQIELGILRARRAQETLCEVALGGTAVGTGLNCHPKFAAKVMAIISKETGCSFREAANHFEAQSAQDSLVEASGELRTIAVSLMKIANDMRWLGSGPRCGLGEINLPETQPGSSIMPGKVNPVIAESVTMVCAQVIGNDVTVTVGGQAANFELIVMLPVMAYNLLQSIELLASASNNFAAKCIEGIKANEERCKGLIEESLAMCTALAPAIGYEAAAKIAKDAYRSGKTVREIARTQRVLPEKRLAQLLDPWRMTKPGGPVGSAGG from the coding sequence ATGGGCCAACTTGCAGTTCCTGCCGCCGCCTACTACGGCGTCCAGACCGCACGTGCGATCGAGAATTTCCCGATCAGCCCGCTGCGCATGCCTCGGTCCATCATTCGCGCAATGGGATTGATCAAACGCGCGGCAGGCTCTGTCAATGCATCGCTCGGCCTCCTGCAAAAAAAATACGCTGATGCCATCCGACGCGCCGCGACGGAAGTGGCAGAGGGGCGGCTGGACGACGAGTTTCCCGTCGATATCTTTCAGACCGGCTCCGGAACCTCGACAAATATGAATGCCAACGAGGTCATTTCAAATCGCGCCACTGAACTACTCGGCGGAAGGCGCGGCAGTAAGCTCGTCCACCCGAACGATCATGTCAACCTCGGGCAATCGAGCAACGATGTCATTCCCACGGCCATTCACATTGCTGCCTCGGAAACCATCAAGACGCAACTCATCCCGTCGTTGACGCGATTGCACAGGGCGCTGATCCACAAAGCCCGTGAGTTCGATAAGGTCGTAAAAATCGGACGTACGCATTTGCAGGACGCGACCCCGGTGCGTCTCGGGCAGGAGTTCGGTGGCTACGCGCGGCAGATCGAATTGGGAATCCTACGAGCCCGGCGGGCACAGGAGACATTGTGCGAGGTCGCCCTGGGAGGAACGGCCGTCGGGACAGGTTTGAATTGTCATCCGAAGTTTGCAGCCAAGGTGATGGCCATTATATCCAAAGAAACGGGGTGCTCCTTTAGAGAGGCCGCCAATCATTTCGAAGCTCAATCGGCTCAAGACTCTCTCGTGGAGGCGAGTGGGGAACTGCGAACCATTGCCGTGAGTCTCATGAAAATCGCCAACGACATGCGCTGGCTCGGTTCCGGGCCCAGATGTGGATTGGGGGAAATAAACCTCCCGGAAACGCAACCCGGTTCCTCCATCATGCCGGGAAAGGTCAATCCTGTCATTGCTGAATCGGTCACCATGGTCTGCGCTCAGGTCATCGGCAACGACGTGACCGTGACCGTCGGGGGGCAAGCCGCTAATTTTGAGCTCATCGTGATGCTGCCGGTCATGGCCTACAATCTTCTTCAGTCGATCGAACTGCTCGCTTCTGCGTCCAATAATTTTGCCGCGAAATGCATTGAAGGGATCAAGGCGAACGAGGAACGCTGTAAGGGGCTGATCGAGGAAAGCTTGGCAATGTGCACAGCTCTTGCCCCAGCTATCGGATACGAAGCTGCTGCCAAGATCGCGAAGGACGCGTATCGATCCGGCAAGACCGTCCGAGAGATTGCGAGGACCCAACGCGTGCTGCCGGAAAAGCGCCTCGCCCAGCTCCTCGATCCCTGGCGAATGACCAAACCGGGTGGTCCAGTCGGCAGTGCAGGGGGGTAA
- a CDS encoding NADP oxidoreductase has protein sequence MSAQISHVIIVVGAGPAGLAVTASLAKAGHQVIVLNRDIKFGGLAEYGIFPSKLKLRGGLKKQYWELLQQPNVHYLGNVTVGKDRDLSVDDVRALGASAVVFSIGAQGTKAIGVEGDSANGVFHAKDVVYHFNRLPGFGDRPFDMGKHVAVIGAGDVMVDIAHWLIRYKKVDRVTAIVRRGPAERKYNPKEIRAVCANMDLEGIKNEFARIKERLIAVGQNPDQIYQDLTGEFTKCEATGSHSKMGFRFLASPKRVLVDGANRVRALEMEDNKLAPKGEDTAAVGLKEYYEFPCDSVIFAVGDKVDESVGLPYKNGVFVTNPNKTSNDPDDALFQAYDETSGKPLDGMFLAGWARKASEGLVGVAKRDGDWCAEVVMRYLSTLPKGSDAKTVKDTLMAKLTGRKSRPVDVSGLRALETAEKAFRGTADCIGDFKYVSNQDMLGCIDKSSG, from the coding sequence ATGAGCGCACAGATCTCGCATGTGATTATTGTAGTCGGGGCTGGTCCCGCCGGACTGGCGGTCACCGCATCCTTGGCCAAGGCCGGGCATCAGGTGATCGTCCTGAATCGTGACATCAAATTCGGTGGCCTTGCAGAATATGGCATTTTCCCGTCCAAACTGAAGTTGCGCGGTGGCTTGAAGAAGCAGTATTGGGAACTGCTGCAACAGCCGAACGTCCACTATTTGGGGAACGTCACGGTCGGAAAGGACAGGGACCTCTCCGTGGATGACGTGCGCGCACTGGGGGCCAGTGCCGTGGTGTTTTCAATCGGCGCGCAAGGCACAAAAGCCATCGGAGTCGAGGGCGACAGCGCAAACGGTGTTTTTCATGCCAAGGACGTCGTGTATCACTTCAATCGACTTCCCGGATTTGGGGACCGCCCCTTTGACATGGGAAAGCATGTGGCCGTCATCGGCGCAGGGGACGTCATGGTCGACATCGCACATTGGCTGATTCGCTATAAGAAGGTGGACCGCGTGACCGCGATCGTGCGCCGAGGCCCGGCTGAGCGCAAATACAACCCGAAGGAAATCCGGGCGGTCTGTGCCAACATGGATCTGGAAGGGATCAAGAACGAGTTTGCCCGTATCAAGGAGCGCCTGATCGCCGTTGGGCAGAATCCCGACCAGATTTACCAGGATCTCACGGGCGAGTTCACCAAATGCGAGGCGACCGGCAGCCATTCCAAGATGGGATTCAGGTTTCTCGCCTCGCCGAAGCGCGTTCTGGTCGATGGCGCCAATCGCGTACGCGCGCTGGAAATGGAAGACAACAAGCTCGCTCCTAAAGGTGAAGACACCGCGGCGGTCGGCTTAAAGGAATATTACGAGTTTCCCTGCGACAGCGTGATCTTTGCCGTTGGCGACAAAGTGGATGAGAGCGTCGGGCTACCCTATAAAAACGGGGTGTTCGTCACCAATCCGAACAAGACAAGCAACGACCCGGATGACGCGCTGTTTCAAGCCTACGACGAAACCAGCGGCAAACCGCTGGATGGTATGTTTCTCGCCGGGTGGGCTAGGAAGGCCAGCGAGGGGCTCGTCGGTGTCGCCAAACGGGACGGGGATTGGTGCGCGGAGGTCGTCATGCGCTACCTCTCGACGCTCCCGAAGGGAAGCGATGCGAAAACCGTCAAGGACACGCTCATGGCGAAACTGACAGGACGCAAGAGTCGACCGGTTGATGTGAGCGGGCTGCGAGCACTCGAGACAGCCGAGAAAGCCTTCAGGGGAACCGCAGATTGTATCGGCGACTTTAAGTACGTCAGCAATCAGGACATGCTGGGCTGTATCGACAAATCATCAGGGTAG
- a CDS encoding citrate synthase, whose protein sequence is MPHDFMPGLAGVPAAASSISDVDGQHGVLEYRGIRVEELCAHSSYLETAYLLLFNRLPTKAEFARWTGDIMHHRRIKFRIIDLLKCLPEHGHPMDALQAAVAALGMFYPGRKVDDTDNNYWSAVRLVAKLPTIVAAWARLRHGDDPVPPRDDLGFSDNFMYMLTERLPHPLWSEIFDDCLILHAEHTMNASTFTGLVTASTLADPYTVVASSIGALKGPLHGGANEEVVLMLKAIGSPAGVRPYIEALLRDRKKLMGFGHRVYKVKDPRATVLQTLCQRLFEECGTSPLYDTAVEVERVAGELLQGKGLHPNVDFYSGVVYDKMGISTDLFTPLFAMARVSGWLAHWMEQLRENKLFRPDQVYAGEHNRPYVPMTQR, encoded by the coding sequence ATGCCTCACGACTTCATGCCCGGTCTCGCCGGAGTCCCCGCCGCCGCGTCATCCATCAGCGATGTCGATGGACAACACGGTGTGTTGGAATACCGCGGCATACGGGTCGAAGAACTCTGCGCCCACTCTTCTTATCTCGAAACAGCCTACTTGTTGCTGTTTAATCGACTGCCCACGAAGGCTGAATTCGCGCGCTGGACAGGCGATATCATGCATCATCGCCGGATCAAGTTCCGCATCATCGACCTTCTGAAGTGCTTACCCGAACATGGTCATCCGATGGATGCTCTCCAGGCGGCTGTGGCGGCACTGGGAATGTTTTATCCCGGGCGCAAGGTAGATGACACCGATAACAATTACTGGTCCGCTGTGCGGCTTGTCGCAAAATTGCCGACGATCGTCGCCGCCTGGGCTCGACTCCGGCATGGTGACGACCCGGTGCCACCACGTGACGACTTGGGATTCAGTGACAACTTCATGTACATGTTGACCGAGCGTCTGCCTCATCCGCTCTGGTCCGAGATCTTCGACGACTGCCTGATCCTGCACGCTGAGCACACGATGAATGCCTCCACATTCACCGGTCTGGTCACCGCCTCCACATTGGCTGACCCGTATACCGTGGTCGCCTCCTCCATAGGCGCCCTAAAAGGCCCTCTGCATGGCGGAGCCAATGAAGAGGTGGTCTTGATGCTGAAGGCCATTGGCAGTCCGGCGGGGGTTCGCCCCTATATCGAGGCATTACTCCGAGACAGGAAAAAACTCATGGGGTTCGGCCACCGCGTCTACAAGGTGAAAGATCCACGGGCAACCGTCTTGCAGACTCTCTGCCAACGGTTATTCGAGGAATGCGGGACCTCACCCCTGTACGACACCGCAGTGGAAGTCGAGCGCGTAGCCGGCGAGTTGCTGCAAGGGAAGGGTCTCCATCCTAACGTCGATTTCTACTCGGGGGTTGTCTATGACAAAATGGGCATAAGCACCGACCTGTTTACGCCCCTCTTTGCAATGGCCCGCGTGTCGGGCTGGTTGGCTCATTGGATGGAACAACTCCGCGAGAACAAGCTTTTCCGGCCCGACCAGGTCTATGCGGGCGAGCACAATCGCCCCTACGTACCGATGACGCAGCGATAG
- the rnd gene encoding ribonuclease D, with protein sequence MPDSNSAHYIATPDELTRLCDRLRTASRIAVDTEFIGEDTFVPRLELIQVSTGDHHAVLDFPALQGAEPLQRFWELLASGDIEKVVHAGRQDLEIFAAHTGGIPRPFFDTQIAAAMVGHGAQIAYANLVQRVHGTRLAKSHTFTNWSQRPLSPEQVAYALEDVQYLLGIHDHLLERLSRLGRLEWAAEEFRRLENAVVEKERGTQERYQRIRGWENLKPRQVAVLRALSTWRETEARRRNVPRGRIMRDEVLLQLARQHATNISDLKGMRGLHPGEVDRNGETLVAIIREALALPRSEWPEVPSERRSEPESAGQLELLQAVLKARAAEVGIAPTLLATTSDLQKLVEAPSTGDTTIPVLDGWRRTLVGDLLLSVIQGRLIVGFDPVSNRLTWTPSD encoded by the coding sequence ATGCCCGATTCGAATTCGGCTCACTATATCGCGACACCTGACGAACTGACGAGGCTGTGCGATCGACTGCGCACCGCGTCCCGCATCGCCGTCGATACCGAGTTCATCGGTGAGGACACGTTTGTACCCAGGCTGGAGTTAATCCAGGTCAGTACGGGCGATCACCACGCCGTATTGGATTTTCCAGCCCTGCAGGGAGCCGAGCCACTACAGCGTTTTTGGGAGTTGCTTGCTTCAGGCGACATCGAAAAGGTCGTGCACGCCGGACGCCAGGATCTGGAGATCTTTGCCGCCCATACCGGCGGCATTCCTCGACCATTTTTCGACACGCAAATCGCCGCTGCGATGGTCGGGCACGGTGCACAAATTGCCTACGCCAATTTAGTGCAGCGAGTCCATGGGACGCGACTGGCTAAATCGCATACCTTTACGAACTGGAGTCAGCGCCCATTGTCCCCGGAGCAGGTAGCCTATGCCTTGGAGGACGTTCAATATCTTTTGGGCATTCACGATCATCTGCTCGAGCGCCTCTCGCGATTGGGGCGGCTCGAGTGGGCAGCCGAAGAATTCCGGCGCCTGGAAAACGCCGTCGTGGAGAAGGAACGTGGCACGCAAGAACGGTATCAACGCATTCGAGGATGGGAGAACCTGAAACCGCGTCAGGTCGCCGTCCTCCGTGCCTTGTCGACGTGGCGCGAGACGGAAGCCCGCCGTCGCAATGTGCCCCGTGGGCGGATCATGCGCGACGAAGTTCTCCTGCAGCTGGCACGGCAGCACGCCACCAATATCTCGGATCTCAAAGGGATGAGAGGATTGCACCCAGGTGAAGTGGACCGCAACGGGGAGACGCTTGTGGCGATTATTCGCGAGGCGCTCGCATTGCCGCGATCCGAGTGGCCGGAAGTTCCGTCGGAGCGCCGTTCTGAACCTGAATCGGCCGGTCAACTCGAACTGCTTCAAGCAGTGCTGAAAGCGCGGGCGGCAGAAGTGGGTATCGCTCCGACCCTGCTCGCCACCACGAGTGACCTGCAGAAGCTTGTGGAGGCGCCGTCGACCGGTGACACGACCATTCCCGTCTTGGACGGTTGGCGTCGCACGCTCGTCGGAGATCTGTTGCTGTCGGTGATCCAAGGTCGGCTGATCGTGGGATTCGATCCTGTCTCCAACCGACTGACGTGGACGCCGTCGGATTAA
- the hspA-1 gene encoding molecular chaperone: MTLVRWDPFRELEEMSDRLNRVFARPAARPSGKETLTVADWIPTVDISETDGEYLIKAELPEVKKEDVKVSVEDGVLTIQGERRQEKEEKGRKFHRVERSYGSFVRSFTLPESVDEGAVKAEYKDGILNLHLPKTEKVKPKAIDVKVA; encoded by the coding sequence ATGACACTCGTACGGTGGGATCCGTTTCGTGAACTTGAGGAAATGTCTGATCGACTCAACCGGGTGTTTGCCCGCCCTGCGGCACGTCCGTCGGGGAAGGAAACGCTGACCGTGGCCGATTGGATTCCGACGGTCGATATCAGCGAAACTGATGGCGAATATCTTATTAAGGCAGAGTTACCGGAAGTGAAAAAGGAAGACGTCAAGGTATCCGTGGAGGACGGCGTCCTTACGATTCAGGGTGAACGCCGCCAGGAGAAGGAAGAAAAGGGGAGGAAATTCCACAGGGTGGAACGCTCCTATGGAAGTTTCGTGCGAAGCTTTACGCTCCCCGAATCGGTGGATGAGGGAGCCGTGAAGGCAGAGTACAAGGACGGGATTCTCAACCTGCACCTCCCGAAGACCGAGAAGGTGAAGCCGAAGGCGATCGACGTCAAGGTCGCATAA
- a CDS encoding arsenate reductase yields MSTITVYHKPTCSTCRHAVQILKEEGADVDTVDYYKAPLTAAQLKDLLSKAGLSPREVLRTKEELYTGLKLGEKTLSDDELIALMVKHPDLIQRPLVRKGDRVVLARPAERVKDLL; encoded by the coding sequence GTGTCCACCATTACCGTGTATCACAAGCCGACCTGCTCCACGTGCCGTCACGCGGTGCAGATACTCAAGGAAGAAGGGGCCGACGTTGACACAGTCGACTATTACAAAGCGCCACTGACCGCCGCACAGCTGAAGGACTTGCTAAGCAAAGCGGGGCTATCGCCTCGGGAGGTTTTGAGAACCAAGGAAGAACTGTATACGGGACTCAAACTTGGGGAAAAAACGCTCTCGGACGACGAACTCATTGCCTTGATGGTCAAGCACCCGGACTTGATCCAGCGACCTCTTGTTCGGAAGGGCGATCGTGTGGTCCTGGCGCGGCCCGCGGAACGCGTGAAGGACCTGCTTTAA